From the bacterium genome, one window contains:
- a CDS encoding mucoidy inhibitor MuiA family protein, with amino-acid sequence MFRKFSILFYTLILILTQGILSPAASAAAGRTSSFIKKVTVFSDRALVVRQAKITLVPGERTIRFHRMTGSMDPNSVQIKGYGPAMIKGVKVEPVYMEAGQDADLNLLTEKLETIQNRIAMVKDQISHAKQEKKFIEAIAKRLTTATEKSEQAELDPKKWIDMVSFYRNKLDKLDKEMRVNTSALKPLMDKKNKLEREINDLRNRIQYTKYDISVIVTATAEGQATLDLSYIVLGPNWQPRYDVRADSKKAAIQVAYHAMIRQNTGEDWRRARLLLSTAKPQAGDKHPELAAWRVRPYTPPPPRRSSAKKKRSFSKMKSMAAPVMKFSDAESALDNAAPQPEAISYIEAEAKTGGTAVYFDIKGKHTVKSDNQPHQVTIMVKSFPATFKYSAVPKLVKQAYLKAEITNDTDFPLLAGETNIFLDNNFVASGSINTIAPSETFWTFLGIDEGIKVEYNLINREQSKPGMFGNKIKITFDYLIKVTNHKKQSHDLVIQDQLPLPAHRDIQVELISPVYKQNDKTFTKNNENLLEWKKTLKPGEIIKIPLKFTVTHPENMRVEGL; translated from the coding sequence ATGTTTCGAAAATTTTCCATACTTTTTTATACACTTATCCTTATTCTCACCCAGGGGATTCTCTCCCCTGCCGCTTCTGCGGCAGCCGGCAGAACATCAAGCTTTATTAAAAAAGTCACTGTATTCTCCGACCGCGCTCTGGTCGTGCGCCAGGCCAAAATTACATTGGTGCCGGGCGAGCGCACCATTCGATTCCACCGGATGACCGGCAGTATGGACCCCAATTCAGTTCAGATCAAAGGCTACGGACCTGCCATGATCAAGGGGGTCAAAGTCGAGCCGGTTTATATGGAAGCAGGACAGGATGCAGACCTTAATCTGCTCACCGAAAAACTGGAAACCATCCAAAACCGGATCGCCATGGTCAAAGACCAAATCAGCCATGCCAAACAGGAGAAAAAATTTATCGAGGCCATTGCCAAACGTCTGACAACAGCAACCGAGAAATCAGAGCAAGCCGAGCTTGATCCTAAAAAATGGATTGATATGGTAAGTTTTTACCGCAACAAGCTGGATAAGCTGGATAAAGAAATGCGCGTGAATACTTCGGCATTGAAACCCTTGATGGATAAAAAAAATAAACTGGAGCGGGAAATCAATGACCTGCGCAACCGTATCCAGTATACAAAATACGATATCAGCGTTATTGTGACTGCAACGGCTGAGGGTCAGGCCACGCTTGATCTAAGCTATATTGTGCTGGGTCCGAACTGGCAGCCCCGTTATGATGTCCGGGCTGATTCAAAAAAAGCCGCGATCCAGGTCGCGTATCACGCCATGATCCGGCAAAATACCGGCGAAGACTGGCGTCGTGCCCGGCTGCTGCTCTCCACCGCCAAACCGCAAGCCGGGGACAAACATCCTGAGCTCGCTGCCTGGCGCGTCCGGCCCTACACCCCGCCACCGCCTCGGCGTTCATCCGCCAAAAAAAAGCGTTCCTTCTCTAAGATGAAATCCATGGCCGCACCGGTGATGAAATTTTCTGATGCTGAATCAGCGCTCGACAATGCAGCGCCGCAACCGGAAGCCATCTCATACATTGAAGCAGAGGCCAAAACCGGCGGGACCGCTGTTTATTTCGATATCAAAGGCAAGCATACTGTCAAAAGCGATAATCAGCCGCATCAGGTTACCATTATGGTCAAAAGTTTTCCCGCAACTTTTAAATACTCCGCTGTTCCCAAGCTGGTCAAACAGGCTTATCTCAAAGCTGAAATAACCAATGATACGGATTTTCCGCTCCTGGCCGGCGAAACTAATATTTTTTTAGATAACAATTTTGTGGCCAGTGGCAGTATTAATACCATCGCACCGTCTGAAACTTTCTGGACTTTCCTGGGTATTGATGAGGGGATTAAAGTTGAATACAATCTGATTAACCGCGAGCAGTCAAAACCCGGCATGTTCGGTAACAAAATAAAAATCACCTTTGATTATCTTATCAAGGTGACCAATCATAAAAAACAATCACATGATCTGGTAATCCAGGACCAGCTTCCGCTGCCGGCGCATCGCGATATCCAGGTTGAGCTGATCAGCCCGGTCTACAAACAAAATGATAAAACCTTTACCAAAAACAATGAAAATTTACTGGAATGGAAAAAAACGCTCAAACCGGGTGAGATCATTAAAATCCCATTAAAATTTACTGTGACCCATCCGGAAAATATGCGGGTGGAGGGATTGTAA
- a CDS encoding type II toxin-antitoxin system RelE/ParE family toxin: MYFFIHRRYIFMSHAFNKKGSQVPQKEIAKAIDNRRKVREAIGRGELKFE, from the coding sequence TTGTATTTTTTCATTCATCGCCGGTATATTTTTATGTCGCATGCGTTTAATAAAAAAGGCTCTCAAGTTCCCCAAAAAGAGATTGCAAAAGCCATTGATAACCGGAGAAAAGTCAGGGAGGCCATTGGTCGCGGCGAACTTAAATTTGAATAA
- a CDS encoding helix-turn-helix domain-containing protein, protein MRKNIIPMSTKELKKLHLIKKADEKLMTQAQAADLLDITERQFKRIIQNYRLLGERGLVHQLRDKSSNRNFSDHFKKSIVYIYQKNFLGYKPTFFTEKLASEFNISLSKESVQITLAEHTLWTVRKKRLKHSGVHPITGELFGQS, encoded by the coding sequence ATGCGAAAAAATATTATCCCCATGAGCACTAAAGAACTCAAAAAACTGCATTTAATCAAAAAAGCTGATGAAAAACTTATGACTCAAGCCCAGGCAGCCGATTTATTAGACATAACCGAGCGCCAATTCAAACGAATCATACAAAATTATCGTCTGCTGGGAGAACGCGGACTCGTTCATCAACTGCGCGACAAATCTTCTAATAGAAACTTTTCCGATCATTTCAAGAAATCCATTGTTTACATCTATCAAAAGAATTTTTTAGGCTATAAGCCTACCTTTTTCACCGAAAAACTTGCCTCTGAGTTTAATATTTCCCTCAGTAAAGAGTCTGTTCAGATTACTCTTGCTGAACACACTCTCTGGACTGTTCGAAAAAAGAGGCTCAAACACAGTGGAGTGCACCCCATAACTGGAGAATTATTTGGCCAAAGTTAG
- a CDS encoding DUF1538 domain-containing protein: MAPYVGRLMLEQMKACLPIIIYLIFFLLVVFRGTMINPLLFIPGIVFVLIGLMFFMEGLRLGLMPFAETIGNTLPKKATIYILLGFTFLVGIGATLAEPAIGVLKSVGNSVDHLRAPVLYDYLQNHTKTLVMMVAMGVGVATILGVLRFLKGWSLKVLIFPILSTVLILTAFAHWVPDLRSLIGLAWDCGGVTTGPVTVPLVLALGIGVSRARGASDTGMSGFGVVTLASLFPIFFVLISGIFLYYTGAIDLSVTKTVSAGGGTAVITVFADAIYYAARAVIPLMLFLYLVQKVILKEVISNSHEILAGIVFCLIGMAVFNLGLGFGLVPLGEKVGAAAPNSFVPPEMFYGANWGKVVVILFAFFLGYGATLAEPALNALGITVENVTQGAFKKYLLIHSVAFGVGCGIALGVTKMMFDIPLAYLLIPLYVFLMPVTFVASEKFVNIGWDSAGVTTGPITVPLVLAMGLGVGSATSALDGFGIISLASVFPIIVVLTLGIIIEGTEKKSSREG; this comes from the coding sequence CTGGCACCTTATGTCGGCAGGCTTATGCTTGAGCAGATGAAGGCGTGTTTGCCGATTATCATTTATTTGATTTTTTTCCTGTTGGTTGTTTTTCGCGGCACGATGATCAACCCCCTTCTTTTCATTCCCGGGATTGTCTTTGTTCTGATCGGGCTCATGTTTTTTATGGAAGGCCTTAGGTTGGGATTGATGCCTTTTGCCGAGACCATTGGAAACACATTGCCGAAAAAAGCCACGATTTATATACTTCTGGGATTTACGTTTCTGGTCGGCATTGGGGCCACACTTGCAGAACCGGCCATCGGGGTTTTGAAATCCGTGGGGAATTCGGTGGATCATCTACGGGCACCGGTGCTGTATGATTATCTCCAGAATCATACCAAAACGCTGGTGATGATGGTCGCCATGGGTGTTGGTGTGGCTACGATTTTAGGTGTACTGCGTTTTTTAAAAGGCTGGTCACTTAAAGTCCTGATTTTTCCCATACTTTCCACGGTTCTGATTCTGACGGCATTTGCCCACTGGGTCCCTGATCTCCGCTCCCTGATCGGTTTGGCCTGGGACTGCGGCGGGGTGACCACCGGGCCGGTTACGGTTCCCTTGGTTTTGGCGCTGGGGATAGGTGTTTCGCGGGCCAGAGGCGCCTCCGATACCGGGATGAGCGGTTTTGGTGTGGTCACCCTGGCCAGTTTGTTTCCCATTTTTTTTGTGCTGATTTCCGGAATCTTTTTGTATTATACCGGCGCCATTGACCTGTCTGTTACCAAAACGGTGAGTGCGGGCGGCGGGACTGCGGTGATAACTGTTTTTGCCGATGCGATTTATTACGCTGCTCGGGCGGTTATTCCACTCATGCTTTTTCTTTATCTGGTGCAAAAGGTTATCCTAAAAGAGGTGATTTCGAACAGTCACGAGATATTGGCGGGGATTGTATTCTGCCTGATTGGAATGGCGGTATTTAATTTAGGGCTGGGATTTGGCCTGGTACCCTTGGGAGAAAAAGTCGGCGCGGCCGCGCCAAATTCATTTGTTCCCCCGGAAATGTTTTACGGAGCAAACTGGGGAAAAGTCGTTGTGATTCTTTTTGCTTTTTTTCTTGGATATGGAGCGACCCTGGCCGAACCGGCGTTGAATGCGCTGGGGATTACCGTGGAAAATGTCACGCAAGGCGCATTTAAAAAATATTTGTTGATCCACAGCGTGGCATTTGGCGTGGGTTGCGGGATTGCGCTGGGTGTCACCAAAATGATGTTTGATATTCCACTGGCATATTTATTGATTCCATTATACGTATTTTTGATGCCGGTGACATTTGTTGCTTCAGAAAAATTTGTCAATATCGGTTGGGATAGTGCAGGGGTGACCACCGGGCCGATCACGGTTCCTTTGGTGCTTGCCATGGGTTTGGGAGTCGGCAGCGCCACCTCGGCGCTGGACGGGTTTGGCATCATTAGCCTGGCCAGCGTCTTTCCGATTATCGTTGTTTTAACACTTGGAATTATTATTGAAGGCACAGAAAAAAAATCGAGCCGGGAGGGCTGA
- a CDS encoding HAD family hydrolase has translation MPYQAVIFDLDGTLLDTIEDIADAVNCVLEKNQYPDHSIEHYKQMVGLGLKQLIVDALPEAARDAATIKRVASEAAEEYDRRWKNKSNPYSGITELLGQLQAKGTQLAVLSNKPHAFTQACVKALLPGTVFDVVLGAQDTMPHKPAPDGALKIAEMLGISVEAILYVGDSKTDMQTARAAGMFAVGVSWGFRAEDELWENGADKIIHAPQELLELV, from the coding sequence ATGCCATACCAAGCAGTGATATTTGATCTGGACGGAACACTACTCGACACGATCGAAGATATTGCAGATGCGGTAAATTGTGTCTTGGAAAAAAATCAGTATCCGGACCACAGTATTGAACACTATAAACAAATGGTGGGGCTGGGTTTGAAACAATTGATTGTTGATGCTTTGCCGGAAGCGGCCCGGGATGCGGCAACTATCAAGCGTGTTGCCAGTGAAGCGGCAGAAGAATATGACCGCCGATGGAAAAATAAAAGTAATCCTTACTCCGGCATTACGGAACTATTAGGACAACTCCAGGCGAAAGGCACACAACTTGCGGTTCTTTCCAACAAACCACATGCGTTTACCCAAGCATGTGTAAAGGCATTACTTCCCGGAACAGTGTTTGATGTTGTGCTGGGGGCACAAGATACCATGCCGCATAAACCGGCGCCCGACGGGGCGCTCAAGATAGCCGAGATGCTGGGGATTTCAGTAGAAGCCATTCTCTATGTTGGGGATTCCAAAACCGATATGCAGACAGCCAGGGCGGCCGGGATGTTTGCGGTCGGTGTGAGCTGGGGATTTCGCGCAGAGGATGAATTATGGGAGAATGGGGCGGATAAAATTATTCATGCGCCCCAAGAGTTGCTGGAATTGGTTTGA
- a CDS encoding TrpB-like pyridoxal phosphate-dependent enzyme, with protein sequence MSLKVFLDEDEIPRQWYNLAADLPTPMQPPLGPDGNPLTPDKLSPVFPMNLIEQEMSQERWIDIPEEILEMLYMWRPSPLYRAKRLEKALGTPAKIYYKNEGVSPAGSHKPNTAVAQAWYNKQFGIKRLTTETGAGQWGSALSFACSLLGLECKVYMVRISFDHKPFRKMMMETWGGNCVASPSEETNAGREILKKMPNTPGSLGIAISEAIEAAVTDKSGQTRYALGSVLNHVMLHQTIIGLEAKKQLAKINEDKVDIVIGCAGGGSNFAGLSFPFINDKINGTNIEVIAAEPTSCPTLTRGPFAYDFGDVAKMTPMLPMYTLGHQFIPAPIHAGGLRYHGMSPLVSQAVNEGLITPKSYDQLECYEAAVMWARTEGFIPAPETSHAIAAVVEEAKKAKEEGKEKVIVFNWSGHGLMDLSGYDAYLQGKLTNSSLLDEDLKKSLTPLEKFPKASTAKSGKW encoded by the coding sequence ATGAGCTTAAAAGTTTTTCTAGACGAAGATGAAATTCCACGCCAGTGGTACAACCTTGCCGCAGACCTGCCCACACCCATGCAGCCGCCGCTCGGCCCGGATGGCAACCCGCTCACCCCGGACAAACTGTCTCCGGTTTTTCCCATGAATTTGATCGAACAGGAAATGTCACAAGAACGCTGGATTGATATCCCGGAAGAAATTCTGGAAATGCTCTACATGTGGCGGCCTTCGCCGCTCTACCGCGCCAAGCGCCTGGAAAAAGCTTTGGGCACACCGGCCAAAATTTATTATAAAAACGAGGGTGTGAGCCCGGCCGGGTCGCACAAGCCCAACACCGCCGTCGCCCAGGCCTGGTATAACAAACAATTCGGCATCAAACGTCTCACCACCGAGACCGGCGCGGGCCAGTGGGGCAGTGCGCTCTCCTTTGCCTGCTCCCTGCTTGGCCTGGAGTGCAAAGTTTATATGGTGCGCATCAGCTTTGATCACAAACCCTTCCGGAAAATGATGATGGAAACCTGGGGAGGCAACTGTGTCGCCTCCCCCAGCGAAGAAACCAATGCGGGGCGTGAGATTCTCAAAAAAATGCCGAACACTCCGGGTAGTTTGGGAATTGCCATCAGTGAAGCGATCGAAGCAGCTGTGACGGATAAAAGCGGCCAGACCCGCTATGCGTTAGGCAGTGTGCTCAACCATGTGATGCTGCATCAGACCATCATCGGCTTGGAAGCGAAAAAACAGCTTGCCAAGATCAATGAGGATAAAGTGGATATCGTCATTGGTTGTGCCGGCGGCGGGAGCAACTTTGCCGGACTGAGCTTTCCTTTTATCAATGACAAAATCAATGGCACAAACATTGAGGTGATTGCCGCTGAGCCGACCTCCTGTCCAACCCTGACCAGGGGTCCTTTCGCGTATGATTTTGGTGATGTGGCTAAGATGACGCCGATGCTTCCGATGTATACATTGGGACACCAATTTATCCCGGCACCCATCCATGCGGGTGGGCTGCGCTACCATGGTATGTCACCGCTGGTAAGCCAAGCTGTAAACGAGGGGCTAATCACACCTAAGTCCTATGACCAGCTCGAGTGCTACGAAGCTGCTGTGATGTGGGCGCGGACCGAAGGCTTCATCCCTGCACCGGAGACCAGTCATGCCATCGCGGCGGTTGTCGAAGAAGCCAAAAAGGCCAAAGAGGAAGGCAAAGAAAAGGTTATTGTCTTTAACTGGAGCGGACACGGGCTTATGGATCTTTCGGGTTATGATGCTTATTTACAGGGCAAGTTGACCAATTCCTCCCTGTTGGATGAAGATCTAAAAAAGTCTCTGACACCGCTGGAAAAATTCCCCAAAGCATCCACCGCCAAAAGCGGTAAGTGGTAA
- a CDS encoding IS3 family transposase: MRAHNLFRQVKKRFITTTDSNHKYPVYPNQLKGLEVTGINQVWVSDITYIRILTGFVYLAVILDIFSRRVVGWAISKSIRHELTVAALQMAIQMRNPDPGIIHHSDRGVQYACNDYVEILKNHQFQISMSAAGNPYDNAFAESFMKTLKNEEVHLCQYESFTDVVERIPQFIEAVYNQKRVHSGIQYLPPAEFEAILQDKKRKASLGQDRSS; the protein is encoded by the coding sequence ATGCGGGCGCATAACCTGTTCCGGCAGGTAAAGAAGCGGTTTATCACAACCACGGATTCGAATCACAAGTACCCGGTATATCCAAATCAGCTCAAAGGTCTGGAAGTGACCGGTATCAATCAAGTGTGGGTTTCAGATATTACGTATATCCGGATTTTGACCGGCTTCGTTTATCTGGCGGTTATTTTGGATATTTTCTCGCGGCGAGTGGTGGGTTGGGCAATATCCAAGAGCATTCGGCACGAATTAACCGTGGCGGCTTTACAAATGGCCATTCAAATGCGAAATCCTGACCCTGGCATCATCCACCATTCGGACCGGGGTGTGCAGTATGCGTGCAACGATTACGTGGAGATTTTGAAAAATCACCAGTTTCAGATCAGCATGTCGGCTGCCGGAAATCCGTATGACAATGCGTTTGCGGAATCCTTTATGAAAACATTAAAAAACGAAGAAGTTCATCTTTGCCAGTACGAGAGTTTTACGGATGTGGTGGAACGAATCCCGCAGTTCATCGAAGCCGTTTATAATCAAAAACGTGTTCACTCCGGTATTCAGTACTTGCCGCCAGCAGAGTTCGAGGCTATATTACAGGACAAGAAGCGAAAAGCATCACTAGGACAGGACAGGTCGTCCTAA
- a CDS encoding ISNCY family transposase, which translates to MRKNIIPMSTKELKKLHLIKKADEKLMTQAQAADLLDITERQFRRIIQNYRLLEERGLVHQLRGKSSNRKFSDHFKKSIVYIYQKNFSGYKPTFFTEKLASDYNITLSKESVRCILAKNNLWTVRKKRLKHRTKQPRKLHRGELVQLDGSVHQWFDGTEGYCVLMLYIDDASSNVYARFYTYEGTIPAMDSFRRYIQRYGIPMAIYADLHSTYRNNNKKLSIEEQLAGVRADTQFSRALNQLSVNYIPAYSPQAKGRVERTFQTFQDRLVKKLHRLNVSSIKEANAFLDTCFLKDHNRRFAVAPANQTDLHRGALPVSTLNKFLCIQEKRSVAKDFTVRYENKILQLAVPTIAKQVMVHLFCNSSLAVFHKDKSLKFMDVTHKHLQPNNKNKKNLPFMPVIDPITLKEVPAQYTS; encoded by the coding sequence ATGCGAAAAAATATTATCCCCATGAGCACTAAAGAACTCAAAAAACTGCATTTAATCAAAAAAGCTGATGAAAAACTTATGACTCAAGCCCAGGCAGCCGATTTATTAGACATAACCGAGCGCCAATTTAGACGAATCATACAAAATTATCGTCTGCTGGAAGAACGCGGACTCGTTCATCAACTGCGCGGCAAATCTTCTAATAGAAAATTTTCCGATCATTTCAAGAAATCCATTGTTTACATCTATCAAAAGAATTTTTCAGGCTATAAGCCTACCTTTTTCACCGAAAAACTTGCTTCTGATTATAATATTACCCTCAGCAAAGAGTCTGTTCGATGTATTCTTGCTAAGAACAATCTCTGGACTGTTCGAAAAAAAAGGCTCAAACACAGAACCAAACAACCCAGGAAACTTCATCGCGGCGAACTTGTTCAACTTGATGGCTCTGTTCATCAGTGGTTTGACGGCACTGAAGGCTACTGTGTCCTTATGCTTTACATTGACGACGCCTCTTCCAACGTTTATGCCCGCTTCTACACTTATGAAGGAACTATCCCTGCCATGGATTCCTTTCGTCGTTATATTCAACGATATGGTATTCCTATGGCCATTTATGCTGATCTTCACAGCACTTATAGAAATAACAACAAAAAGCTTTCTATTGAAGAACAATTGGCCGGGGTGCGCGCCGACACACAATTCAGTCGTGCACTTAATCAATTATCGGTTAACTATATCCCGGCTTATTCTCCTCAAGCCAAAGGGCGTGTCGAACGGACTTTCCAGACTTTTCAAGACAGGCTTGTCAAAAAACTTCATCGCTTAAATGTTTCTTCCATCAAAGAAGCCAACGCTTTTTTGGACACCTGCTTTCTGAAAGACCATAACCGCCGATTTGCTGTTGCACCGGCTAATCAGACCGATTTGCACAGAGGCGCTCTCCCGGTCTCAACACTCAATAAATTTCTTTGTATCCAGGAAAAACGCTCTGTTGCTAAAGATTTCACTGTGCGCTACGAAAACAAAATTCTTCAACTCGCTGTTCCCACCATTGCAAAACAGGTTATGGTTCATTTATTTTGTAACAGCTCTCTTGCCGTTTTTCACAAGGACAAGTCTCTCAAATTCATGGATGTTACTCACAAACATCTTCAACCCAATAATAAAAACAAAAAGAATTTACCTTTTATGCCTGTTATTGATCCTATTACTTTAAAGGAGGTTCCGGCTCAGTATACTTCTTAA
- a CDS encoding P-II family nitrogen regulator, whose protein sequence is MAKQDIKYNLITCIVQRGKADAVWKAAQKAGAGGVTIHFARGKGVRENLGILGIAISPEKEVLQLVVAEKQTDAIFDEIVKAAKLDTPGMGFAFVQEVRRVVGFFHKKKKQQVS, encoded by the coding sequence ATGGCCAAGCAGGACATTAAATATAATTTAATTACATGTATTGTTCAGCGGGGAAAAGCGGATGCGGTTTGGAAAGCCGCCCAAAAGGCCGGTGCCGGCGGCGTGACCATCCATTTTGCCCGGGGGAAAGGTGTTCGGGAAAATTTGGGGATACTGGGGATTGCGATTTCGCCTGAAAAAGAAGTGCTGCAACTGGTTGTGGCGGAAAAACAGACGGATGCCATCTTTGATGAAATTGTCAAAGCCGCCAAATTGGACACACCGGGGATGGGATTTGCCTTTGTGCAGGAAGTACGCCGGGTGGTGGGTTTTTTCCACAAGAAGAAAAAACAGCAAGTGTCGTGA
- a CDS encoding HAMP domain-containing histidine kinase: protein MRIHIRHKLHGSIFFPILGAIITTGLMVLFLFGVFLAVLKHRSENSPFKKNIHAYVRYIIHDLGIPPDYQKARKLSQQLFIGIRFESPEMAWSTSEKLPSLSKAEGILARTHKKYPGYLIVPVDYGAFLFRPEFKRASPPINPLFFLPFFAVLILIFLGVWLWIQRILHPLILLNQGVQALSRGKLDHVIPGNRQDELGRLAVSFNHMATRLREMMKSKDQMLLDISHEIRSPLTRMKVALELLPPSKNKHSLKEDVTDMERMIHRILEAGRIENSQLVPRKKDFSLSVLIKTLLKNRQADTPRLIFKNSRERGILHADPEQIQTVLENIFENALKYSTPESGPVRIVLNQNQMQITLTVTDNGQGIPEQALPRIFEPFYRVDPARAKTIGGFGLGLSICKRIVEAHAGQIAVQSQLGKGTTVTLTLPVK, encoded by the coding sequence ATGCGAATTCACATCCGCCACAAACTGCACGGCTCAATTTTTTTCCCCATCCTGGGGGCGATTATCACCACCGGACTGATGGTGCTGTTTCTTTTTGGTGTGTTCCTGGCCGTCCTGAAACATCGCAGCGAAAACAGTCCCTTTAAAAAAAACATTCATGCCTATGTCCGTTACATTATCCATGATCTCGGCATCCCGCCGGATTATCAAAAAGCCCGGAAACTTTCACAGCAATTATTTATCGGAATTCGCTTTGAATCCCCGGAAATGGCCTGGAGCACATCGGAAAAACTACCCTCTCTGTCCAAGGCGGAGGGCATCCTTGCGCGGACACATAAAAAATATCCCGGTTATCTCATCGTCCCGGTTGACTACGGAGCCTTCTTATTCCGGCCGGAATTCAAACGCGCTTCTCCGCCGATTAATCCCCTGTTCTTCCTACCGTTCTTTGCCGTCCTAATCCTGATTTTTTTAGGTGTCTGGCTCTGGATTCAACGGATTCTGCACCCGCTGATTTTGCTCAACCAGGGTGTGCAGGCGCTGAGCCGGGGAAAACTTGACCATGTTATCCCCGGCAACCGGCAGGACGAACTGGGACGGCTCGCCGTGTCCTTCAATCATATGGCAACACGCCTCCGGGAGATGATGAAAAGCAAGGACCAGATGCTCCTGGACATCAGCCATGAAATTCGCTCACCGCTCACGCGCATGAAGGTGGCCCTGGAACTGCTACCGCCGTCTAAAAACAAACACAGCCTGAAAGAGGACGTCACGGATATGGAACGAATGATCCATCGGATTCTGGAAGCCGGAAGAATTGAAAATTCCCAACTGGTGCCCCGAAAAAAAGACTTCTCCCTCTCCGTACTCATTAAAACCCTTTTAAAAAACCGGCAGGCAGACACGCCGCGTTTGATATTTAAAAATTCCAGGGAACGCGGCATCCTTCATGCCGATCCGGAACAAATCCAAACCGTTCTGGAAAATATTTTTGAAAATGCCCTCAAATATTCAACACCCGAAAGCGGCCCGGTACGCATCGTCTTAAACCAAAACCAAATGCAGATAACCCTTACGGTGACGGACAACGGTCAAGGTATTCCCGAACAGGCTCTGCCCCGAATTTTCGAACCTTTTTACCGGGTTGATCCTGCGCGGGCCAAAACCATTGGCGGCTTTGGCTTGGGTCTGAGCATTTGCAAACGCATTGTCGAGGCACATGCCGGGCAGATTGCCGTGCAGAGCCAACTTGGCAAAGGTACGACCGTGACCCTTACTTTGCCTGTAAAATAA
- a CDS encoding OmpA family protein translates to MKTKLILMLTMLIALTSVNLFAQKTTDIAPVYPGSKVVYDDDIGYDVFYICPGKTSDGKIEAKKIEGYIRHRFCYAPGKRSPLEIIKNYEEAISKKGGSVLPSSNTNECIKAFMKKGHPRHGMQNYEYMQLPNRAYNYFSGKIPTDTFDYYVFVVAGKVDQKVVYSLVTIKTKPMDKGMISLDNLDDGMSTKGHIAVYDIHFDTGKSEIKGKSADALKTIAEYLNAHSDKQYLIVGHTDNIGDFKANIKLSTERANAVVNELIVKYGVNKKQLKSYGVGPASPVARNSSDKGKAKNRRVEIVEQ, encoded by the coding sequence ATGAAAACAAAATTAATCCTAATGCTGACAATGCTTATTGCATTGACAAGTGTAAATCTTTTTGCACAAAAGACAACAGATATTGCACCTGTTTATCCTGGCAGCAAGGTTGTTTATGATGACGATATTGGGTATGACGTATTTTATATTTGTCCGGGTAAAACCTCTGATGGCAAGATTGAAGCTAAAAAGATTGAAGGGTATATTCGTCATAGATTTTGTTATGCTCCGGGAAAACGTTCGCCTTTGGAAATAATAAAAAATTATGAAGAAGCAATATCCAAAAAAGGTGGCAGTGTATTACCCTCGTCTAATACCAATGAGTGCATAAAAGCTTTTATGAAAAAGGGGCATCCTCGTCATGGTATGCAAAATTATGAATATATGCAATTGCCCAACAGAGCTTATAATTATTTTTCCGGGAAAATACCTACAGACACATTTGATTATTATGTATTTGTTGTTGCGGGAAAGGTAGATCAAAAAGTGGTATATTCATTGGTGACTATTAAAACAAAACCAATGGACAAGGGAATGATATCGCTTGATAATTTAGATGATGGTATGTCAACAAAGGGTCATATTGCCGTGTACGACATCCATTTTGACACAGGTAAATCTGAAATAAAGGGAAAATCTGCCGATGCTTTAAAAACTATAGCTGAATACTTAAATGCACATTCAGATAAACAATATTTGATTGTTGGTCATACAGATAATATCGGCGATTTTAAAGCGAACATAAAACTTTCAACTGAAAGAGCAAACGCTGTGGTAAATGAGTTAATAGTAAAATATGGCGTTAATAAAAAACAGTTGAAGTCTTACGGAGTTGGCCCTGCGTCTCCTGTAGCGCGAAATTCATCAGACAAAGGAAAAGCAAAAAATAGACGAGTAGAAATAGTTGAGCAATAA
- a CDS encoding helix-turn-helix transcriptional regulator has translation MKIIKHKDILEKELKNRTFRKIYEEELVMAEVAVKIAVLRRKQHLTQKALAKKLHTTQQTISKWENANYENIEVRSLQKIAKALNARLKIELISKRATTVRV, from the coding sequence ATGAAGATCATTAAGCATAAAGATATTCTTGAGAAAGAACTGAAAAACAGAACATTTAGAAAAATTTATGAAGAAGAACTGGTCATGGCCGAAGTGGCGGTTAAAATTGCTGTGCTGCGCCGCAAACAGCATTTAACCCAAAAGGCATTGGCGAAGAAATTACATACCACCCAGCAGACTATTTCCAAATGGGAAAACGCCAATTATGAAAATATCGAGGTTCGGTCATTACAGAAAATTGCCAAAGCACTCAATGCCAGACTGAAGATTGAGCTTATTTCCAAACGAGCAACGACGGTTAGAGTTTAA